The following proteins are co-located in the Desulfurella sp. genome:
- a CDS encoding transposase — protein sequence MHTVKTTWSYKCERSYKKDTVSNNRKVYIHYYYNIDKAAEDEKRLDKLIVLLRNELLEGKTIKEHEALYAKYFNLIQTTKHGLKVEVKKDVVSKTKRYYGFFALMTNEKMSAKEALQVYRNRDVVEKAFGNLKERLNLRRLLVSSEQSLEGKLFVAFIALIYLSYIKKKMQEAGLFKDYTIATLLDKLDLIECFEVSGHNIRFGEILKKQYEIYEALGVKPPASL from the coding sequence ATGCACACCGTAAAAACAACATGGAGCTATAAATGCGAAAGATCATACAAAAAAGATACTGTAAGTAACAACCGAAAAGTTTATATCCACTACTATTACAATATAGATAAAGCCGCAGAAGACGAAAAAAGACTTGATAAGCTTATTGTGCTTTTAAGAAATGAATTGCTTGAAGGCAAAACCATCAAAGAACATGAAGCGCTTTACGCTAAGTATTTTAACCTTATACAAACAACAAAACATGGCCTTAAAGTAGAAGTCAAAAAGGATGTTGTTTCAAAGACCAAACGCTACTATGGCTTTTTTGCTTTAATGACTAATGAAAAGATGAGCGCTAAAGAAGCATTGCAGGTTTATCGAAACAGAGATGTTGTTGAAAAGGCTTTTGGTAACCTCAAAGAACGTCTTAATTTAAGAAGGCTCTTGGTATCCTCAGAACAAAGCCTTGAAGGTAAACTTTTTGTAGCATTCATTGCTCTAATTTACCTCTCTTATATCAAGAAAAAGATGCAGGAGGCCGGTCTTTTTAAAGACTACACTATTGCAACGCTGCTTGATAAATTAGACCTCATTGAATGTTTTGAGGTATCCGGACATAATATTCGTTTTGGAGAAATTCTAAAGAAACAATATGAAATATATGAGGCTCTTGGTGTTAAACCGCCTGCCTCGTTATGA